Part of the Rhizobium tropici CIAT 899 genome, CGCAGAAGCTTCCCGAGCAACTCTCCGGCGGCCAGGCTGAACGGATCGCCGTCGCTCGAGCCGTTGTAACAGATCCGGAATTGATTGTTGCCGACGAGCCGACAGGCCAACTCGATCAGGCCGGCGGTGCAATATTGGTCGACCGCCTACTTGCCTGGGGGCGGCAGACCGGAAGTGCCATAGTCATAGCAACGCATGACGAGCGTGTGGCGGCAAAGATGAACCAAGTCTGGCAGATGCGTCGCGGCAGAATAGAGAGCATGATTGAGAGGTCCACATGTACGGGCATTGGTTGATCGGACTTATCCGAACCCGTTCCGGTCGCCTCCTCGGCACCATCGGCGGTGTAGCGCTGACAGTCGCCTTCATCGCATGCCTGGGTGCCTTTTTACAATCCAGCGCTACCGAGATGATGGCACGGTCGGTCGCCCAGGTACCAGTCGACTGGCAGGTCCAGTCGTTGCCGGGGGCAGATCACAGCGCAGTCGAGGCTGCGATCCGCTCGGCCGCGCCGGTCACCGCCTTGCAGTTGATCAACTATGCTGACGTACCAGGCTTTGAGGCGAACACGGGAGGTACCGTTCAGACCACGGGCGGTGGCACGGTACTTGGTATTGACCCGAGCTATTTCGACCAATTCCCCGGACAAGTCCGACGGCTGGTCGGGTCGATCGATGGCATCCTGATAGCACAGCAGACTGCCGCCAACCTGCATGTCGCGGTGGGAGATCACCTTGTCATCCACCGCCACCAAGCACCTGATGTCGGGGCGACGATCGCCGGCATTGTCGATTTGCCGAACGCCGATGCGATGTTTCAGGCAATCGGTGTTGCGGCTGGCGCCGCACCGCAAGCCCCGCCCGACAACGTTCTGCTATTGCCGGCAACCCAGTGGCAGCAGGTGTTTGAGCAGCAAAGCGCCAAGCGGCCCGATACCGTCAAGGCCGAATTTCACGTCAAGCTCGATCACCGCGGTCTGCCCGCCGATCCCGTCGCTGCAAGCATCCGTGCGACCGAGCAAGGTCACAATTTCGAAGCTCGCGTCGCTGGAACAGCGCTGCTTGCCAACAATCTGGCGGCTCGATTGGGAGCGGTGCGCGAAGATGCCCTCTATGCGCGGCTGGTTTTCCTGTTCCTCGGTGCTCCAGGAGCAATCCTCGCCATTCTGCTGACGCTTGCCGTAGCGGGAGCTGGGCGCGGCAAGCGCCGTCGCGACCAGGCGTTGCTGCGCTTGCGGGGAGCAACGGTCGATACAGTTCTTCGTTTGGCTGCCGCTGAAGCGGCGGTTGCGGGTATCGGCGGTGCGATCTTCGGTATTCTCCTTGCTGGCCTCGCGGCGCATTTCATCCTCGGGGTGGCACTCTTGCGCAGCACAGAGTTTCCTTTTCTCAGCGCTGTGGCGGCGGCAGGGATCGCGCTTTCGCTCGCAGCGATCGTGATCCCAGCCTGGTGTGACACTCGCAGGTCGACCGTTGCCGCCGCGCGGCTGCCAGTCGGCAGTGATCGGATACCGCTCTGGGCCCGCTTCTATCTCGATCTTGTGCTGCTTGCGCTCGCTGCGGCGTTCTACTGGCGTTCCGCAGCGGGCGGATATCAGGTCATTCTCGCGCCGGAGGGCGTGCCGGCGGCGGCGGTCGACTACACCGCCTTCCTTGCCCCTATGATGCTCTGGACAGGTCTGGCGCTGTTGGCCATGCGGCTCGTCGGGGCCGGGTTGCAGCAAGGCCGATTGGTGATCGCCAAGGGTTTGCGACCTCTCGCCGGGCGTCTGTCGGATGTGGTGGCTGCAACCTTTGGGCGACAAGGTCGCCGACTGACTGGTGGGATCGGCCTGGCCGCACTTGCTTTCGCCTTTGCATCGTCAACCGCGATTTTCAATGCGACCTACGAAGCACAGGCGCGAGTCGACGCTGAACTTACCAACGGTGCCGACGTCACCGTTACCGGCACATCCGCTGTACCCGCCTCGCAAGTCCTCGGCAGCCTCTCCAAGTTACCGGGCGTGGCGGCGGCCCAGCCGATGCAACACCGATACGCATACGTCGGAACCGACCTTCAGGATCTCTACGGCATCGATCCGACTCGCATCGAGACGGCTACGGCCGTGTCCGATGCCTATTTCGCCAACGGCAATGCCAGAAGGACACTCGCCGACCTCGCGCAAACGCCCGATGGCGTACTGGTCTCCCAGGAAACCGTGAACGACTATCAGCTCAGCCGCGGCGACAGCATCAACCTTCGTCTGCAAAACGCAGCCGATCACCAATATTACGTCGTGCCCTTTCGCGTCGTGGGCGTGGTGCGTGAATTCCCGACCGCGCCCAAGGATTCGTTCCTGGTCGCTAATGCGGCCTATATCGCCCGGCAAACCGGTTCCGCGGCAGGCGAGATTGTTCTCATTCGATCGAGCGGTAATCCGGCCCGCGTCGCTCTGGCCGCCCGAAATGCGACCGCAGGCATCCCCGCACTCAAGGTCAGCCAGATCGGCGATGCCGTCGCCCTGATCGGGTCGAGCCTCACTGCAGTTGATCTGGCCGGACTAACGCGGCTGGAACTTATCTTCGCGGTTGTCATGCTTGCTGCTTCGGGCGGACTGGTGCTCGGCCTTGGCTTTGCCGACCGCGAGCGCTCCTTCGCTATTCTCGTGGCTCTAGGAGCCCGACCACGACAGCTCGGCGCCTTCCTATGGAGTGAAGCGGCATTGGTTACCGGCAGCGGCATGGTCCTGGGTCTCGGGGCGGGCGTGCTGGTTGCCTATGTGCTCGTCAAGCTGCTGACAGGGGTGTTCGACCCACCCCCCGAGATGCTTTCGGTGCCTTGGCTCTATCTCGCAGCTCTCATCGTCACGACGGCGGCCGCCGCTCTGATAGCCTCGACGGGCGAGGCAATACGCAGCCGAACACATGTCACAGAGAAGCTCAGAGGCGAGT contains:
- a CDS encoding FtsX-like permease family protein encodes the protein MYGHWLIGLIRTRSGRLLGTIGGVALTVAFIACLGAFLQSSATEMMARSVAQVPVDWQVQSLPGADHSAVEAAIRSAAPVTALQLINYADVPGFEANTGGTVQTTGGGTVLGIDPSYFDQFPGQVRRLVGSIDGILIAQQTAANLHVAVGDHLVIHRHQAPDVGATIAGIVDLPNADAMFQAIGVAAGAAPQAPPDNVLLLPATQWQQVFEQQSAKRPDTVKAEFHVKLDHRGLPADPVAASIRATEQGHNFEARVAGTALLANNLAARLGAVREDALYARLVFLFLGAPGAILAILLTLAVAGAGRGKRRRDQALLRLRGATVDTVLRLAAAEAAVAGIGGAIFGILLAGLAAHFILGVALLRSTEFPFLSAVAAAGIALSLAAIVIPAWCDTRRSTVAAARLPVGSDRIPLWARFYLDLVLLALAAAFYWRSAAGGYQVILAPEGVPAAAVDYTAFLAPMMLWTGLALLAMRLVGAGLQQGRLVIAKGLRPLAGRLSDVVAATFGRQGRRLTGGIGLAALAFAFASSTAIFNATYEAQARVDAELTNGADVTVTGTSAVPASQVLGSLSKLPGVAAAQPMQHRYAYVGTDLQDLYGIDPTRIETATAVSDAYFANGNARRTLADLAQTPDGVLVSQETVNDYQLSRGDSINLRLQNAADHQYYVVPFRVVGVVREFPTAPKDSFLVANAAYIARQTGSAAGEIVLIRSSGNPARVALAARNATAGIPALKVSQIGDAVALIGSSLTAVDLAGLTRLELIFAVVMLAASGGLVLGLGFADRERSFAILVALGARPRQLGAFLWSEAALVTGSGMVLGLGAGVLVAYVLVKLLTGVFDPPPEMLSVPWLYLAALIVTTAAAALIASTGEAIRSRTHVTEKLRGE